In the genome of Balneola sp., one region contains:
- a CDS encoding DUF2334 domain-containing protein: MSRRLCIGVLGLTSGWKTILDQIGCWFEELHEVPEDSTSYSLLIINKSPSEKELHSIQLFISSGGAVLKTIKALDDYTPANKLTRIYNNDSPLFLTHLPYLDIYHQQSNDSLADLYDFENDFICSLKIAPDDQVTDRSYTRKRFFYKQGRHPDELVSKTSKHELTELVLSLIKELHFSQSLPFINKWHSPEVTPVFAFRIDSDYGDKTSIEKLYELGAQHEIPITWFLHVEAHEDWLSTFKDFEGQELALHGYEHGTSTSYEHVINNIELGLQKLIDEGIEPKGFCAPYGIWNSTLEEVLQKYSFEYTSEFTVGYDGLPFYLDSNSDTLPIQIPIHPICTGSLSRKRVCENEMTIYFEKVLESKLVRSFPVIFYHHPLQQGLAVWDTIFKKVNKLGLTKLSFLEYSGFWKERLLNKYEAYFDTSNQELSFSTESEGLIYQKSFDHNNFELISIDEASNIEILARESYQKLSHQPINELKELTSSTFQLLKTSILDWRNRKKL; encoded by the coding sequence ATGAGTAGAAGGCTTTGCATAGGAGTTTTAGGTCTTACCTCAGGGTGGAAAACCATTCTGGATCAAATTGGATGCTGGTTTGAAGAACTCCATGAGGTACCTGAAGACTCAACTTCTTATTCTCTTCTTATAATTAATAAATCACCTTCTGAGAAAGAGCTTCATTCTATACAATTATTTATTTCCAGTGGAGGGGCAGTACTTAAGACTATAAAAGCTCTTGACGATTATACACCAGCAAATAAATTAACGAGGATATACAATAACGATTCTCCTCTATTTCTTACGCACCTTCCCTACCTGGATATTTACCACCAGCAGAGCAATGATTCACTTGCTGATTTATATGACTTTGAGAATGATTTTATTTGTTCTCTTAAAATAGCACCGGATGACCAGGTAACTGATCGAAGTTATACAAGAAAACGCTTCTTCTATAAACAAGGTAGACATCCAGATGAACTGGTCAGCAAAACTTCTAAGCATGAGCTAACAGAGCTTGTTCTTTCTTTAATCAAAGAACTTCATTTTAGCCAATCTCTCCCTTTTATCAATAAATGGCATTCTCCTGAAGTAACACCTGTTTTCGCATTCCGAATCGATAGTGATTATGGCGATAAAACTTCCATAGAGAAACTTTATGAACTCGGCGCACAACACGAGATTCCAATCACGTGGTTTCTACATGTCGAGGCTCATGAAGATTGGCTTTCAACATTTAAAGATTTCGAAGGACAGGAATTAGCTCTTCATGGCTACGAACATGGGACTTCTACTTCTTATGAGCATGTGATCAATAATATCGAACTCGGATTACAAAAATTAATTGATGAAGGTATTGAGCCAAAAGGTTTTTGTGCTCCTTATGGAATCTGGAATTCGACTCTTGAGGAAGTTCTTCAAAAATACTCTTTCGAATATACTTCAGAGTTCACAGTTGGTTATGATGGACTCCCTTTTTATCTGGATTCGAATTCAGATACCCTCCCTATTCAAATTCCCATCCATCCTATTTGCACCGGGAGCTTAAGTAGAAAACGGGTTTGTGAAAATGAGATGACTATCTATTTTGAAAAGGTTCTAGAAAGCAAATTAGTACGCTCCTTCCCTGTTATATTTTATCATCACCCACTCCAACAGGGATTAGCTGTTTGGGATACGATTTTCAAAAAGGTAAATAAGCTAGGCTTAACAAAGCTTAGCTTTTTGGAATATTCAGGATTCTGGAAGGAACGTTTATTGAATAAGTATGAAGCTTATTTCGACACTTCTAATCAGGAGTTATCTTTTTCAACTGAATCTGAAGGGTTGATTTATCAAAAATCTTTTGATCATAACAACTTTGAGTTGATTTCAATAGATGAAGCAAGCAACATTGAAATATTAGCCAGAGAATCTTATCAGAAACTTTCCCATCAACCTATTAACGAGCTCAAGGAACTTACTTCTTCAACATTCCAATTGCTTAAAACTTCTATCTTAGACTGGAGAAATAGAAAAAAACTATGA